A region from the Caloenas nicobarica isolate bCalNic1 chromosome 11, bCalNic1.hap1, whole genome shotgun sequence genome encodes:
- the LAMB2 gene encoding laminin subunit beta-2 produces the protein MRSPGALLLLPLLAGLGGAPAPDFPQVCARGSCYPATGDLLVGRAPRLSATSTCGLRRPQPYCIVSHLQEEKKCFICDSRRPYDARANTNSHRIENVVTTFAPRPKKAWWQSENGVEHVSIQLDLEAEFHFTHLIMTFKTFRPAAMLVERSADFGRSWKVYRYFAYDCATSFPHIPRGPPRRIDDVICESRYSDIEPSTEGEVIYRVLDPAIPIRDPYSPAIQNLLRVTNLRVNLTKLHTLGDNLLDTRQEIREKYYYALYELVLRGNCFCYGHASECAPLSGSPVTTDGMVHGRCVCKHHTQGLNCERCEDFYHDLPWRPAEGSSTNACRRCDCNEHSQRCHFDMAVYLATGNTSGAVCDGCQHNTMGRRCHLCKPFYYKDPSKDLRDPAVCRACDCDPKGSLDGGLCDSADDPARGLIAGQCRCKEHVAGPRCDRCKPGFFGLSAANPQGCQRCRCDPRGTVAESSRCDPVSGDCFCKRLVTGHGCDQCLPEHWGLSHDLHGCRPCDCDVGGARDNLCAMETGQCRCRSHVVGRQCGQVEPGFYHINLDHYTYEAEDARLHKGSVVEREPPTDHPASWTGTGFARMLEGGYVEFHVSDVPFSTEYNVIIRYEPQHPEPWKEVRVRVLRPSPVSASSPCGNTIPADDQLSTSLPSGARYMVLPQPVCLERGVSYTLRLELGCAATRQDPTASVLIDSLVLLPRYSSLEMFIAGDPGSMERRETFEQYRCAQPFHTAGPSPVAEPCASLLHSLSAILHDGALPCLCDPQGSLSAECRPQGGQCRCKPNVVGRRCHRCSPGTFGFGPGGCRACQCSREGSVSTVCDSVTGQCSCREGAHGSRCDRCQPGHWGFPACRPCQCNGHAEDCDPRTGSCMRCRDHTDGERCQRCAAGHFGNPALGSGQHCRPCPCPEGPGSPRHFAASCYQDPRSRQVVCHCSPGYTGPRCDECAPGYYGDPLQPGGRCLPCQCHDNIDATDPEACDRRTGRCLRCLYNTAGPHCAECQPGYYGDATRHSCRRCSCNALGTDPSTCGPQQCQCDGRSGQCHCLPHVEGQSCDRCSPNFWNLGSGQGCQPCACHPQHALTPACNQFTGQCSCRPGFGGRTCADCQEHHWGDPQRQCRACDCDPRGVANTQCHRSSGHCECRPGISGIRCDQCARGFAGAFPACQACHPCFGDWDRVVQDLAARTRALAQQASLLQHTGAAGAFESTFRQLEESLATVRGVVATRNATATTATHLTHATEGLRQQIEDATERLTRLEGELTAAQDANFNASHVLSAVDRGARALNHSLQDLEHRLHTLKTSNFLGAYDSIRQSHEESREAERQADTSTHAVPSPISTSVATRHHTEQLLASRRDDFNRQNAASRRALMDLAARAQALSLHPLNEKVCGAAGDVLCAESPCGGAGCRDEDGGRRCGGLSCGGAVSTADSALDRARHAQEELRQAAGDVAQLSHKVAEAKGKADEARLQAQAALDKANQTRARMESSNKELRELISQVKAFLSQEGADPESIEVVASRVLELSLPAAPAQIHRLAEEIKARVRSLASVDAILEQTAGDVRQAGQLLQDAQRARSRAEGVRGTAEAVRQALEEAQQAQGMAEQALHRAAGDIQHSERALGTMQVQTVSAEQRLADAMGQIGLLDGQTDALKVKRANNSLAATRAQEAASTARDRAGEAKQVLEGPLRDRYRTAQELVEHRAQGAQQAGSRAQRLRDEAAGLLQDAQGKLQRLRALEEAYERNERVLDAKAAQLGGLEARMREVLDTINQQVQIYNTCQ, from the exons ATGCGGAGCCCCGGcgccctcctgctgctgccgctgctggcTG ggctggggggggcccCGGCCCCCGACTTCCCCCAGGTCTGCGCCCGCGGCAGCTGCTACCCGGCCACCGGGGACCTGCTGGTGGGACGAGCCCCCCGCCTGAGTGCCACCTCCACCTGCGGGCTGCGCCGGCCGCAGCCCTACTGCATCGTCAGCCACCTCCAG GAGGAGAAGAAGTGCTTCATCTGTGACTCGCGGCGACCCTACGATGCCCGTGCCAACACCAACAGCCACCGCATCGAGAATGTTGTCACCACCTTCGCCCCCCGCCCCAAGAAAGCCTGGTGGCAGTCGGAGAATG GCGTGGAGCATGTCAGCATCCAGCTGGACCTGGAGGCCGAGTTCCACTTCACCCACCTCATCATGACCTTCAAG ACCTTCCGCCCCGCGGCCATGCTGGTGGAGCGTTCGGCTGACTTTGGGCGCAGCTGGAAGGTCTACCGTTATTTCGCCTATGACTGTGCCACGTCCTTCCCTCACATCCCCCGTGGGCCACCACGCCGCATTGATGATGTGATCTGCGAGTCCCGCTACTCTGACATCGAGCCCTCCACTGAGGGAGAG GTGATCTACCGGGTGCTGGACCCTGCCATCCCCATCCGGGACCCCTACAGCCCTGCCATCCAGA ATCTGCTGCGTGTCACCAACCTGCGGGTGAACCTCACCAAGCTGCACACACTGGGGGACAACCTGCTGGACACGCGGCAGGAGATCCGGGAGAAGTACTACTACGCACTCTACGAGCTGGTGCTGCGTGGGAACTGCTTCTGCTATGGGCACGCTTCTGAGTGTGCCCCGCTCAGTGGGAGCCCCGTCACCACCGACGGCATG GTGCACGGGCGCTGTGTCTGCAAGCACCATACGCAGGGGCTGAACTGCGAGCGCTGTGAGGACTTTTACCACGACCTGCCCTGGCGCCCGGCTGAGGGCTCCAGCACCAACGCCTGCCGCC GCTGTGACTGCAATGAGCACTCGCAGCGGTGCCACTTCGACATGGCCGTCTACCTGGCCACGGGCAACACCAGCGGGGCCGTGTGTGACGGCTGCCAGCACAACACCATGGGCCGCCGCTGCCACCTCTGCAAGCCCTTCTACTACAAGGACCCCAGCAAGGACCTGCGGGACCCCGCCGTGTGCCGAG cctgtgACTGCGACCCCAAGGGCTCTCTGGACGGGGGGCTGTGCGACAGTGCTGACGACCCAGCCCGGGGGCTGATTGCGGGGCAGTGCCGCTGCAAGGAGCACGTGGCTGGTCCCCGCTGCGACCGCTGCAAACCCGGCTTCTTTGGCCTCAGTGCCGCCAACCCGCAGGGCTGCCAGC GGTGCCGGTGTGACCCCCGTGGCACGGTGGCTGAGAGCAGCCGGTGCGACCCTGTCAGTGGTGACTGCTTCTGCAAGCGGCTGGTGACCGGGCACGGTTGTGACCAGTGCCTG CCTGAGCACTGGGGGCTGAGCCACGACCTCCACGGCTGCCGGCCGTGTGACTGCGACGTGGGAGGTGCCCGTGACAACCT GTGTGCCATGGAGACGGGACAGTGCCGGTGCCGCAGCCACGTGGTGGGACGGCAGTGCGGCCAGGTGGAGCCCGGCTTCTACCACATCAACCTGGACCACTACACCTATGAGGCTGAGGATGCTCGGCTGCATAAG GGCTCCGTGGTGGAGCGTGAACCCCCAACGGACCACCCGGCTTCATGGACGGGGACGGGCTTTGCCCGCATGCTGGAGGGCGGCTATGTGGAGTTTCATGTGAGTGATGTGCCTTTCTCCACCGAGTACAACGTGATCATCCGCTATGAGCCCCAG CACCCGGAGCCTTGGAAGGAGGTGAGGGTGAGGGTGCTGCGCCCCAGCCCTGTCTCAGCCAGCAGTCCTTGTGGAAACACCATTCCAGCTGATGACCAGCTCTCCACCAGCCTCCCCTCCGGTGCCAG GTACATGGTGCTGCCCCAGCCTGTCTGCCTGGAGCGGGGTGTCTCCTACACCCTCCgcctggagctgggctgtgccgCCACTCGACAGGATCCCACCGCCAGTGTGCTCATCGATTCG CTGGTGCTCCTACCCCGTTACTCCTCACTGGAGATGTTCATCGCGGGCGACCCCGGCTCCATGGAGCGCCGGGAGACCTTTGAGCAGTACCGCTGTGCCCAGCCCTTCCACACTGCAGGGCCCTCGCCGGTGGCCGAGCCCTGCGCCAGCCTCCTGCACAGCCTCTCAGCCATCCTGCACGATGGGGCGCTGC CCTGCCTGTGCGACCCCCAGGGCTCGCTCAGCGCCGAGTGCCGGCCCCAGGGCGGGCAGTGCCGCTGCAAACCCAACGTCGTGGGACGGCGCTGTCAccgctgctccccaggaacctTTGGCTTCGGGCCTGGCGGGTGCCGAG CATGCCAGTGCAGCAGGGAGGGGTCGGTGAGCACCGTCTGCGACAGTGTCACAGGGCAGTGCTCCTGTCGTGAGGGTGCCCATGGCTCGCGCTGCGACCGCTGCCAGCCTGGCCACTGGGGCTTCCCTGCCTGCCGGCCCTGCCAGTGCAATGGGCATGCTGAGGACTGTGACCCCCGGACGGGCAGCTGCATGCGCTGCCGCGACCACACGGATGGTGAGAGGTGCCAGAG GTGTGCGGCCGGGCACTTTGGGAACCCAGCACTGGGCTCCGGGCAGCACTGCCGGCCATGCCCCTGCCCCGAGGggcccggcagcccccgccACTTCGCCGCCTCCTGCTACCAGGACCCCCGTTCCCGGCAGGTTGTCTGCCACTGCAGCCCCGGGTACACAG GTCCCCGCTGTGATGAGTGTGCCCCCGGCTACTACGGAGACCCGCTGCAGCCTGGCGggcgctgcctgccctgccagtgCCACGATAACATCGACGCAACGGACCCAGAGGCGTGTGACCGGCGCACAGggcgctgcctgcgctgcctctACAACACAGCGGGGCCGCACTGTGCCGAGTGCCAGCCTGGCTACTACGGGGATGCCACGCGGCACAGCTGCAGGC GTTGCTCCTGCAATGCGCTGGGCACTGACCCCAGCACCTGTGGGCCCCAGCAGTGCCAGTGTGACGGGCGCAGTGGGCAGTGCCACTGCCTGCCCCACGTGGAGGGCCAGAGCTGCGACCGCTGCAGCCCCAACTTCTGGAACCtgggcagcgggcagggctgccagccctGCGCCTGCCACCCCCAGCACGCTCTGACACCTGCCTGCAACCAG TTCACGGGGCAATGCTCATGCCGGCCGGGCTTCGGGGGCCGGACGTGCGCTGACTGCCAGGAGCACCACTGGGGCGATCCGCAGCGGCAGTGCCGAG cctGCGACTGTGACCCCCGTGGCGTCGCCAACACCCAGTGCCACCGCAGCAGCGGCCACTGCGAGTGCCGGCCTGGCATATCGGGTATCCGCTGTGATCAGTGTGCCCGTGGCTTCGCTGGCGCCTTCCCCGCCTGCCAGGCCTGCCACCCCTGTTTCGGGGATTGGGACCGGGTGGTGCAGGACCTGGCTGCCCGCACCCGAGCGCTGGCGCAGCAGGCCAGCCTCCTGCAGCACACCGGGGCTGCCGGCGCCTTTGAGAGCACCTTCCGTCAGCTAGAGGAAAGCCTGGCCACCGTGCGTGGCGTGGTGGCCACCCGCAACGCCActgccaccactgccacccACCTGACGCACGCCACAGAGGGGCTGCG GCAGCAAATTGAGGATGCGACAGAGAGGCTGACGCGGCTGGAGGGGGAGCTGACGGCTGCCCAGGATGCCAACTTCAATGCCAGCCATGTGCTGAGTGCGGTGGACCGGGGTGCCCGTGCCCTCAACCACAGCCTGCAGGACCTGGAGCACCGGCTGCACACCCTCAAGACCTCCAATTTCCTCG GCGCCTACGACAGCATCCGCCAGTCCCATGAGGAGTCACGGGAGGCTGAGCGCCAGGCGGACACCTCCACCCACGCCGTGCCCAGCCCCATCAGCACCTCGGTGGCCACCCGGCACCACACCGAGCAGCTGCTGGCCAGTCGGCGGGACGACTTCAACCGCCAAAACGCAGCCAGCCGGCGGGCCCTGATGGACCTGGCAGCAAGGGCGCAGGCGCTGAGCCTGCATCCGCTCAATGAGAAG GTCTGCGGTGCGGCGGGGGATGTGCTCTGCGCTGAGAGCCCCTGCGGGGGAGCCGGGTGCCGGGATGAGGACGGGGGACGGCGCTGTGGGGGCCTGAGCTGTGGCGGGGCTGTGTCCACGGCTGACAGCGCGCTGGACCGGGCACGGCATGCCCAGGAGGAGCTGCGGCAGGCTGCCGGCGATGTGGCCCAGCTCTCCCACAAG GTGGCTGAAGCCAAGGGGAAGGCGGATGAGGCCCGGCTGCAGGCGCAGGCAGCCCTGGACAAGGCGAACCAGACTAGGGCTCGGATGGAGAGCTCGAACAAGGAGCTGCGGGAGCTCATCAGCCAAGTCAAAGCCTTCCTGAGCC AGGAGGGGGCCGACCCCGAGAGCATTGAGGTGGTGGCCAGCCGGGTGCTGGAGCTGTcgctccccgccgcgccggcccAGATCCACCGCCTGGCCGAAGAGATCAAGGCACGGGTGCGCAGCCTGGCCAGCGTGGATGCCATCCTGGAGCAGACGGCCGGTGATGTGCGCCAGgccgggcagctgctgcaggacgcCCAGCGGGCCAG GTCGCGGGCAGAGGGGGTGCGCGGCACGGCCGAGGCAGTGAGACAGGCACTGGAGGAGGCGCAGCAAGCCCAGGGCATGGCCGAGCAGGCGCTGCACCGTGCTGCCGGTGACA
- the LOC135993004 gene encoding laminin subunit beta-4-like produces the protein MATCPAPRPHGHRQSPWLPMDPLALTLLLAGVLVRGAWQEPDPSHSCARGSCYPATGNLLVGRAPRLSATSTCGLAGPQEFCIVSHLQDSEKCFTCDSRDPSLPESHRIENVIYLSGPHGQRTWWQSENGVEHVSIRLDLEGEFHFTHLIMKFKTFRPAAMLVERSADFGRSWKVYRYFAYNCSKLFPGVPSQPSGLVDEVLCDQRYSEIEPSSHGEVIFKVLDPSIPVVDPYSPHIQDLLRVTNLRVNLTKLHTLGDNLLDMRQEVLHKYYYAVDELVLRGSCFCHGHAAHCAPAPGAPTSSIPSMIHGRCVCEHNTQGLNCERCQDFYHDLPWRPAEGSSTNACRRCDCNEHSQRCHFDMAVYLATGNTSGAVCDGCQHNTMGRHCHLCKPFYYRHPRSDIRAPTACAPCDCDPAGSLDGGACDGHTDVALGMIAGQCRCKENVAGPRCDRCRHGAYGLSHGDPQGCQPCRCDPRGTVAGSSPCDPISGDCYCKRFVAGRSCSQCVPEFWGLSYDVGGCRPCACDFGGAYSNRCSMEDGACPCRPHLMGRQCDQVQPGFFCAPLDYYTYEAEQATGHGHGHPQLPGAIRAEVPQDCLEYDPGEPGGRKGRSRHQRSPPRTPQPRGPSRRVRQQPPKPDVEEVVRDGTGHMVTWTGSGFARVRDGAGLTFRVDNVPYPMDYELLLRYEPESAEDWETVVSVSSRALPTSPRCGNLLPSEQMYRESLPHSRRYVLLSRPFCFEPSTPYEVTVRLQRAGVTQRHPGAFILIDSLVLLPRVLELPGFHGAEGAARREELERYRCLEAFRMAPPSPLAQACTRLVCSVSALLHGRALSCQCDPQGSRSSECQAQGGQCQCKPHVIGRRCDHCAPGSYGFGPLGCSPCACSLEGSVSQLCDAVSGQCQCQPGAVGRQCDQCQPGHWGFPACRPCQCNGHSEECDLRTGSCLHCRDHTAGRHCERCQDGYYGDPVLGSGQQCRPCPCPGYPGTRHYHGSACHADEETHHIVCLCAPGYTGPRCDRCSPGYFGMPEMEGGACRPCQCNNNIDASDPGACDPHTGHCLRCLYHTTGPRCAHCQLGYYGNALQRGCRRCSCNPQGTLASHCTAGTCACDRGTGTCTCRPNVLGKSCDRCAPHFWSLGGAGGCEPCGCHPTRALHPSCDAVTGQCQCQPGFGGRVCSQCQEHHWGDPERECRACECEPLGAESPQCEPASGQCQCRPGFGGLRCDRCQRGYQEPFPRCSPCHPCFGRWDLALGSLRDGLRRLGAQARALREGGAAPQLSPHRLRELEEALGRVERLLGEGGSPGGPLLNELPGQLDSTRMELDGFWKQLQELEQHLDQLAQADVRHRDRLAGLTRELQGLNRTTSHLQILLSTVAAAGFGEAYRSILASAENSRQAEAVANGTASQLNRAQAMRQATEKMLRQHGDAFRRGMAATRKSLREAQKRVMGLSVTGINEKICGVPGDQSCKEAPCGGALCRDGAGTRHCGGMGCTGALPISVRALNSARNTSLQLEVALGQLGVVAQKTQEVQELAQGARSRAEEVLGRSQAARSRSEKATAQLRDFIRRIKAFLAEEGADPGSIELVARQVLNISLPSSPHRIRELLQEMQESIGQLEGVDVVLNSTAQGLATVQGLLVQGQNARERAEGVRDELAGTQRVLEEARAQVTAARSALRSARDAIQVTESRAKEAERRLQALEGKESRAQRRLQELAQRVTALQKRGRDTRRIAQQAKDGAQRATAASGTLSQDLAQVTQRYVVLKGRVSGLAGVSSGALQRVTQLTAEAQDLLDKASSSKRKLEELEQHFGANERAMAAKATRLQALEQQVWGLLEEIRERANAYATC, from the exons ATGGCCACCTGCCCGGCACCCAGGCCCCACGGGCACAG gcagagcccctgGCTGCCCATGGACCCCCTGGCACTCACTCTCCTACTGG caggggtgCTGGTGAGGGGGGCCTGGCAGGAGCCCGACCCAAGCCACAGCTGCGCCCGCGGCAGCTGCTACCCGGCCACCGGGAACCTGCTGGTGGGGCGAGCCCCCCGCCTGAGTGCCACCTCCACCTGTGGGCTGGCTGGGCCCCAGGAGTTCTGCATTGTCAGCCACCTCCAG GACTCAGAGAAGTGCTTCACCTGCGACTCGCGGGATCCATCCCTGCCTGAAAGCCACCGCATCGAGAATGTCATCTACCTGAGTGGCCCCCATGGCCAGCGGACCTGGTGGCAGTCAGAGAACG GTGTGGAGCATGTCAGCATCCGCCTGGACCTGGAGGGCGAGTTCCACTTCACCCACCTCATCATGAAGTTCAAG ACCTTCCGCCCCGCCGCCATGCTGGTGGAGCGCTCAGCCGACTTCGGGCGCAGCTGGAAGGTCTATCGCTACTTCGCCTACAACTGCTCCAAGCTCTTcccgggtgtccccagccagccCTCGGGCTTGGTGGACGAGGTGCTATGTGACCAGCGCTACTCCGAGATCGAGCCCTCTAGCCACGGGGag GTCATCTTCAAGGTGCTGGATCCCTCCATCCCCGTGGTGGATCCATACAGCCCACACATCCAGG ACCTGCTGCGTGTCACCAACCTGCGGGTGAACCTCACCAAGCTGCACACACTGGGGGACAACCTGCTGGACATGCGGCAGGAGGTGCTGCACAAGTACTACTATGCCGTGGATGAGTTGGTGCTGCGCGGGAGCTGCTTCTGCCACGGCCACGCTGCACACTGTGCCCCGGCACCCGGTGCCCCAacctcctccatccccagcatG ATCCATGGACGCTGTGTCTGCGAGCACAACACGCAGGGGCTGAACTGCGAGCGCTGCCAGGACTTCTACCACGACCTGCCCTGGCGCCCGGCTGAGGGCTCCAGCACCAACGCCTGCCGCC GCTGTGACTGCAATGAGCACTCGCAGCGGTGCCACTTCGACATGGCCGTCTACCTGGCCACGGGCAACACCAGCGGGGCCGTGTGTGACGGCTGCCAGCACAACACCATGGGCCGCCACTGCCACCTCTGCAAGCCCTTCTACTACCGGCACCCCCGCTCCGACATCCGCGCCCCCACTGCCTGTGCCC CGTGTGACTGTGACCCGGCGGGCTCGCTGGATGGAGGTGCCTGCGATGGGCATACGGACGTGGCGCTGGGCATGATCGCGGGGCAGTGCCGCTGCAAGGAGAACGTGGCCGGTCCCCGCTGTGACCGGTGCCGGCACGGCGCCTACGGCCTCAGCCATGGCGACCCGCAGGGCTGCCAGC CGTGCAGGTGTGACCCACGGGGCACGGTGGCCGGCAGCTCCCCCTGCGACCCCATCAGTGGGGACTGCTACTGCAAGCGCTTCGTGGCCGGGCGCTCCTGCAGTCAGTGCGTG CCCGAGTTCTGGGGCCTGAGCTACGATGtggggggctgccggccctgcGCCTGCGACTTCGGGGGAGCCTACAGCAACCG GTGCTCCATGGAGGATGGGGCTTGTCCCTGCCGTCCTCACCTGATGGGGCGGCAGTGCGACCAGGTACAGCCCGGCTTCTTCTGCGCCCCCCTCGACTACTACACCTACGAGGCTGAGCAGGCCACCGGCCATGGCCACGgccacccccagctccca GGCGCCATCCGGGCCGAGGTACCCCAGGACTGCCTGGAGTACGACcccggggagccgggggggcggAAGGGACGCTCGCGGCACCAGCGCAGCCCCCCTcgcaccccccagccccgcggcccCTCACGCCGTGTCCGCCAGCAGCCCCCCAAG CCGGACGTGGAGGAGGTGGTGCGGGATGGCACCGGCCACATGGTGACATGGACGGGCTCGGGGTTCGCCCGGGTACGCGACGGGGCTGGCCTGACCTTCCGTGTGGACAACGTGCCCTACCCCATGGACTACGAGCTGCTGCTGCGCTACGAGCCTGAG TCGGCCGAGGACTGGGAGACTGTGGTCAGCGTCAGCTCCCGGGCACTGCCCACCAGCCCTCGCTGTGGGAACCTGCTGCCCTCCGAGCAGATGTACCGGGAGAGCCTGCCCCACAGCCGGAG GTACGTGCTGCTGTCCCGGCCCTTCTGCTTTGAGCCAAGCACCCCCTACGAGGTGACTGTGAGGCTTCAACGGGCCGGTGTCACCCAGCGCCACCCCGGTGCCTTCATCCTCATCGACTCG CTGGTGCTCCTGCCACGGGTGTTGGAGCTGCCAGGCTTCCACggggcagagggagcagctCGCCGGGAGGAGCTGGAGCGGTACCGGTGCCTGGAGGCGTTTCGCATGGCCCCCCCATCCCCGCTGGCCCAGGCCTGCACCCGCCTGGTCTGCAGCGTCTCGGCACTGCTGCACGGCAGGGCCCTGT CCTGCCAGTGCGACCCACAGGGCTCCCGCAGCAGCGAGTGCCAGGCGCAGGGAGGGCAGTGCCAGTGCAAGCCCCACGTCATCGGCCGCCGCTGTGACCACTGTGCCCCCGGCAGCTATGGCTTCGGGCCCCTGGGCTGCAGCC CCTGTGCCTGCTCCCTGGAGGGTTCAGTGTCTCAGCTGTGTGACGCAGTGAGCGGGCAGTGCCAGTGCCAGCCTGGTGCCGTGGGCCGGCAGTGTGACCAGTGCCAGCCCGGCCACTGGGGCTTCCCTGCCTGCCGGCCCTGCCAGTGCAACGGGCACAGCGAGGAGTGTGACCTCCggacaggcagctgcctgcactgccGTGACCACACCGCCGGCCGGCACTGCGAGAG GTGCCAGGACGGTTACTACGGGGACCCAGTGCTGGGCTCGGGGCAGCAGTGCCggccctgcccctgccctggctACCCTGGCACACGGCACTACCACGGCAGCGCCTGCCACGCTGACGAGGAGACCCACCACATTGTCTGCCTCTGTGCACCTGGATACACCG GACCCCGCTGTGACCGCTGCTCCCCCGGGTACTTTGGGATGCCGGAGATGGAGGGGGGAGCATGCCGGCCCTGCCAGTGCAACAACAATATCGACGCCAGCGACCCAGGGGCCTGCGACCCCCACACGGGGcactgcctgcgctgcctgtaCCACACCACCGGACCCCGCTGTGCCCACTGCCAGCTGGGCTACTACGGCAATGCCCTGCAGCGCGGCTGCCGGC gctgcagctgcaaccCGCAGGGCACCCTGGCCTCCCACTGCACCGCCGGCACCTGCGCCTGTGACCGTGGCACCGGGACCTGCACCTGCCGGCCCAACGTGCTGGGCAAGAGCTGCGACCGCTGCGCACCCCACTTCTGGAGcctggggggggcagggggctgcgagccctgtggctgccaccCCACACGTGCCCTGCACCCCTCCTGTGATGCG GTGACGGGGCAGTGCCAGTGCCAGCCTGGCTTTGGGGGCCGTGTCTGCTCCCAGTGCCAGGAGCATCACTGGGGAGACCCTGAGCGGGAGTGCCGAG CATGTGAGTGTGAGCCGCTGGGTGCCGAGAGCCCACAGTGCGAGCCGGCCAGCGGGCAGTGCCAATGCCGGCCCGGCTTTGGGGGGCTGCGCTGTGACCGCTGCCAGCGGGGCTACCAGGAGCCTTTCCCCCGCTGCTCACCCTGCCACCCCTGCTTCGGGCGCTGGGACctggccctgggcagcctgcggGATGGGCTGCGGCGCCTGGGGGCACAGGCACGGGCGCTGCGGGAGGGGGGAGCTGCACCCCAGCTCAGCCCCCACCGCCTGCGGGAGCTAGAGGAGGCCCTGGGGCGCGTGGAGCGGCTGCTGGGTGAGGGGGGCAGCCCTGGTGGCCCCCTCCTCAACGAGCTGCCCGGGCAGCTGGACAGCACCAG GATGGAGCTGGATGGCTTCTGGAAGCAGCTCCAAGAGCTTGAACAACATCTGGATCAGCTGGCACAGGCAGATGTGCGGCACCGTGACCGGCTAGCCGGGCTGACCCGCGAGCTGCAAGGCCTCAACCGAACCACCTCCCACCTCCAAATCCTCCTCAGCACCGTGGCAGCAGCTGGATTTGGCG AGGCGTACCGCAGCATCCTGGCGTCAGCAGAGAACTCGCGGCAGGCGGAGGCGGTGGCCAACGGCACGgccagccagctgaacaggGCACAGGCCATGCGGCAGGCTACCGAGAAGATGCTGCGGCAACATGGCGATGCTTTCCGCCGTGGCATGGCTGCGACACGGAAATCCTTGCGGGAGGCACAGAAACGGGTGATGGGACTCAGTGTCACTGGGATCAATGAGAAG ATCTGTGGGGTGCCTGGGGACCAGAGCTGCAAGGAAGCGCCTTGTGGAGGAGCCTTGTGCCGGGACGGTGCAGGGACACGGCACTGCGGTGGCATGGGGTGCACGGGGGCACTGCCCATCTCGGTTCGAGCCCTGAACAGCGCCCGTAACACCTCACTGCAGCTGGAGGTGGCCTTGGGGCAGCTGGGGGTTGTGGCACAGAAG ACGCAGGAGGTGCAGGAGCTGGCACAGGGGGCGCGGAGCCGGGCagaggaggtgctggggaggtcACAGGCTGCCCGCAGCCGCTCGGAGAAGGCGACAGCTCAGCTGCGGGACTTCATCCGCCGAATCAAGGCCTTCCTGGCAG aGGAGGGAGCTGACCCGGGCAGCATCGAGCTGGTGGCCCGGCAGGTGCTGAAcatctccctgcccagcagcccccaccggatccgggagctgctgcaggagatgcAGGAGAGCATCGGCCAGCTGGAGGGGGTGGACGTGGTGCTCAACAGCACGGCGCAGGGGCTGGCCACggtgcaggggctgctggtgcaGGGACAGAACGCCAG GGAGCGAGCAGAGGGCGTGAGGGATGAGCTGGCAGGGACACAGCGGGTGCTGGAGGAGGCGCGGGCACAGGTGACGGCGGCGAGGAGTGCACTGCGGAGCGCCAGGGATGCCATCCAGGTGACCGAGAGCAGAGCCAAGGAG GCAGAGCGCAGGCTGCAGGCGCTGGAGGGGAAGGAGTCACGGGCACAGCGGCGGCTACAGGAGCTGGCACAGCGCGTCACTGCTCTGCAGAAGCGGGGCCGGGACACTCGCCGAATAGCCCAGCAAGCCAAGGACGGGGCGCAGCGTGCCACTGCTGCCTCGGGGACACTCAGCCAG GATCTGGCACAGGTGACGCAGCGCTATGTGGTGCTGAAGGGTCGAGTGAGCGGGCTTGCTGGGGTGTCCAGCGGGGCCCTGCAGCGTGTGACACAACTGACAGCAGAGGCCCAGGACCTTCTGGacaaggccagcagcagcaagaggaagcTGGAAG agctggagcagcactTCGGGGCCAACGAGCGGGCAATGGCGGCGAAGGCAACGCGACTGCAGGCgttggagcagcaggtctgggggctgctggaggagatcCGGGAGAGGGCCAACGCTTACGCCACCTGCTAG